Proteins encoded together in one Miscanthus floridulus cultivar M001 chromosome 16, ASM1932011v1, whole genome shotgun sequence window:
- the LOC136512681 gene encoding small ribosomal subunit protein eS12-like, with protein sequence MADQETPVAVEAPTPVLGEPMDLMTALQLVMKKSGAHDGLVKGLREAAKAIEKHAAQLCVLAEDCDQPDYVKLVKALCSEHNVHLVTVPSAKTLGEWAGLCKIDSEGKARKVVGCSCVVVKDYGEESEGLNIVQEYVKSH encoded by the exons ATGGC GGATCAGGAGACCCCAGTTGCAGTTGAGGCACCTACCCCAGTCCTTGGGGAGCCGATGGACTTGATGACTGCTCTGCAGCTTGTCATGAAGAAGTCAGGTGCTCATGACGGCCTTGTTAAGGGTCTTCGTGAGGCTGCCAAAGCCATTGAGAAGCATGCTGCTCAGCTTTGCGTGCTTGCCGAGGACTGTGACCAGCCTGATTATGTCAAGCTGGTCAAGGCTCTCTGCTCTGAGCACAATGTTCACCTGGTTACGGTGCCTAGCGCTAAAACTCTTGGCGAATGGGCTGGG CTTTGCAAGATTGATTCTGAGGGCAAGGCAAGGAAGGTTGTAGGCTGCTCCTGTGTTGTCGTCAAG GACTACGGCGAAGAATCTGAGGGCCTTAACATAGTGCAGGAGTACGTCAAATCGCACTAG